In Aliiroseovarius pelagivivens, a single window of DNA contains:
- a CDS encoding GSCFA domain-containing protein, translated as MPHEVLTPAEARGSASKNRLRQYPGAKRGRERLLPFAQPQIKTALAFPEGAKFFVAGNCFGRNVEKALAKAGRSYLSSPRDLDLPGSATQQYNRYNIFNLDVSTNEVAWAVDPSAPSPDDALIQVGDEWVDLQIHLTFAHELETARAYRKEYNTSYSGIADADVVILSNSGIEQWYDAKTGLYLNGMPSAKMTAQEPNRYEFHRLDVEACEMSFRRAIEIVLANTRVSPIILLAVSPVARPFVYGQNDALIENYLAKSCQNVAAQNVCRDYAQVEYLPSLEFAMLSDFKFAYQTTSPNHSTQGHANRVVAEMLLRYEGESPGYHTLNAIGQVEALISAEEYDQAVNVAEDALESGALRSVDFDFHYSQALMRAKQRTRAADWLVGRLDEAHGNDKDKVFRLATNIVRSYGTQEQIDTLIAYAKTNGVEEGAIEQLQNAMASRPKTVAQSIDASAVASIVTLFRARDFESTATEIEKVFKRPDVTEATINRLLPLLIQSYMNTNRHQSAMEQLLDEIERNETPMPRWITLLVRLAASRADIAIIDRILSNRDKMDDVVDLSALERRRASLNGKAPDSVLEA; from the coding sequence ATGCCGCATGAAGTATTAACTCCCGCAGAGGCTCGTGGCTCGGCCTCGAAAAACCGGCTGCGTCAGTATCCCGGCGCGAAAAGAGGCCGCGAAAGACTTTTACCTTTTGCACAGCCACAGATTAAGACGGCGCTTGCATTTCCAGAGGGTGCAAAGTTCTTCGTTGCAGGAAATTGCTTTGGTCGAAATGTGGAAAAAGCACTGGCGAAGGCCGGGCGGTCCTATCTTTCCAGCCCACGGGACCTGGACCTGCCGGGATCTGCAACGCAACAATACAACCGATACAACATTTTCAACTTGGACGTCTCGACCAACGAAGTGGCGTGGGCTGTCGATCCCAGCGCCCCATCACCCGACGACGCATTGATTCAAGTTGGTGACGAATGGGTTGATCTGCAGATTCATCTGACTTTTGCCCACGAACTTGAGACGGCGCGCGCCTATCGAAAAGAGTACAACACAAGTTATTCCGGTATCGCTGACGCCGACGTTGTAATCCTGTCCAATAGCGGGATCGAGCAATGGTATGACGCCAAGACAGGCCTGTACTTGAACGGAATGCCCTCTGCCAAAATGACAGCTCAGGAACCGAACCGCTATGAGTTCCATCGCTTGGACGTAGAAGCATGTGAAATGAGTTTTCGGCGCGCAATTGAGATCGTTCTTGCAAACACGCGGGTGTCACCGATTATCTTGCTGGCAGTATCACCGGTGGCAAGACCGTTTGTTTATGGTCAGAACGACGCGTTGATTGAGAACTATCTGGCGAAATCTTGTCAGAACGTAGCTGCCCAGAACGTGTGCCGTGACTATGCACAGGTTGAATATCTTCCCAGCCTTGAATTCGCCATGTTGAGCGACTTCAAGTTCGCCTATCAGACCACTAGCCCCAATCACAGTACTCAGGGACACGCCAACCGCGTCGTAGCTGAAATGCTTCTGCGCTATGAGGGGGAAAGTCCAGGTTATCATACGCTTAATGCCATTGGCCAAGTCGAGGCACTGATTTCCGCCGAGGAATACGATCAGGCCGTCAATGTAGCGGAAGATGCATTGGAATCAGGCGCGCTTCGGTCGGTTGATTTTGATTTTCATTACTCACAGGCCCTAATGCGGGCAAAGCAGCGGACCCGCGCTGCTGATTGGCTGGTTGGCCGTTTGGATGAAGCCCATGGGAATGACAAAGACAAGGTCTTCCGTTTGGCGACAAACATTGTGCGCTCATACGGCACACAAGAGCAAATCGACACCTTGATTGCCTATGCCAAGACAAATGGAGTCGAAGAAGGAGCCATTGAACAGCTTCAAAATGCCATGGCTTCTCGACCCAAGACCGTAGCTCAGTCTATTGATGCAAGCGCGGTCGCTTCAATTGTTACACTATTTAGAGCTCGGGATTTTGAAAGCACTGCCACCGAGATTGAAAAGGTGTTTAAGCGCCCAGATGTGACAGAGGCCACTATTAACCGACTGTTGCCGCTTTTGATACAGAGCTACATGAACACCAACCGCCATCAATCTGCCATGGAGCAGCTTCTAGACGAGATTGAACGCAACGAGACACCAATGCCTCGCTGGATCACACTGCTGGTGCGGCTTGCTGCTTCACGAGCAGATATTGCCATAATTGATCGAATTCTAAGCAACCGGGACAAGATGGACGATGTGGTAGACCTATCCGCACTAGAGCGCAGACGAGCCTCGTTGAATGGAAAGGCCCCTGACAGCGTGCTTGAGGCATAG
- a CDS encoding decarboxylase has product MTLMNSDEHSFERRLADADWRSLDTPFYVYDLDELTARSTTLSKLFLGLFEPSYAIKSNPNLAVLRQVMKQLDHIDASSAHEVERALAIGLEPSQITWSGPGKRASELRAIVGLGVSIVVEAEDEIELIGEIATAAGVRQDVLLRINPDHVPKGFGASMSGRPSQFGIDETKAAGAIARIMSEPALKLTGFHAYTGSMCLSPEPIAENIANLCEIFSRASEAAGIVPEKLIFGAGFGIPLHDGQHALDIEQVRDLVAPHIEKLSRDPVLGNAKRLLELGRWISGPSGALVTSVLSSKVSRDMPIAVCDAGFNNHLAAAGMMGSVFQKNYPFVVLRQTGEGIEAVEQMLAGPLCTSIDQLSRKISLPLLHRGDVLAVMMSGAYGLTASPTRFISHPEPAEYALQQGALADITESSLNHLGTLTRLNVK; this is encoded by the coding sequence ATGACGCTGATGAATTCGGATGAACATAGCTTTGAAAGACGCCTAGCCGACGCTGATTGGCGGTCCCTTGATACTCCTTTCTACGTGTACGATCTGGACGAACTGACTGCACGGTCGACAACTCTTTCAAAGCTGTTCTTGGGACTGTTTGAGCCAAGCTATGCGATAAAATCGAACCCCAACCTGGCGGTGTTGCGTCAAGTGATGAAACAGCTTGATCACATTGATGCTTCGTCAGCACATGAAGTTGAACGCGCATTGGCCATCGGACTTGAGCCAAGTCAGATTACTTGGTCAGGCCCCGGCAAGCGCGCCAGCGAACTTCGAGCGATCGTTGGATTGGGCGTCTCGATCGTCGTGGAAGCAGAAGACGAAATCGAGCTGATTGGCGAAATTGCGACTGCTGCTGGGGTTCGTCAGGACGTGCTGCTACGGATCAATCCAGATCATGTTCCAAAGGGTTTTGGAGCAAGTATGTCCGGCAGGCCAAGTCAGTTCGGCATTGACGAAACTAAAGCAGCTGGCGCTATCGCACGGATTATGAGCGAACCAGCGCTTAAACTGACCGGTTTTCATGCCTACACCGGATCCATGTGTCTTTCGCCTGAACCGATCGCAGAAAACATCGCCAATCTCTGCGAGATTTTTTCCCGCGCGTCGGAAGCAGCTGGGATCGTACCCGAAAAGCTGATCTTCGGTGCCGGCTTTGGTATCCCATTGCATGATGGGCAACATGCGCTTGATATCGAACAGGTTCGCGACCTTGTTGCGCCTCATATCGAAAAGCTTTCTCGTGATCCGGTATTGGGAAATGCAAAACGACTACTCGAGCTTGGCAGGTGGATTTCTGGACCGTCTGGAGCTCTTGTCACGTCAGTTCTATCTTCCAAGGTCAGTCGCGATATGCCGATCGCTGTCTGCGACGCTGGCTTCAACAACCACCTGGCTGCAGCTGGCATGATGGGTTCAGTTTTTCAGAAGAACTATCCTTTTGTGGTCCTTCGCCAAACAGGTGAAGGGATCGAGGCTGTTGAACAAATGCTGGCCGGGCCGCTTTGTACATCAATCGATCAGTTGTCGCGGAAAATCTCACTGCCTCTTCTGCACCGCGGTGATGTGCTCGCCGTTATGATGTCAGGTGCCTATGGCTTGACCGCAAGCCCCACCCGTTTCATCAGTCATCCCGAACCGGCTGAATATGCCCTGCAGCAAGGGGCGTTGGCTGATATTACTGAAAGTTCACTGAACCATCTGGGAACTCTTACAAGGCTGAATGTGAAATGA
- a CDS encoding acyl carrier protein produces the protein MTSISDQLRQFIAEETGMSDDEFQNDTQLFSEGYIDSFTMTAVVAFIEETYEVDIPQSEITLENFDTIDNMTAFITRAKG, from the coding sequence ATGACAAGTATCTCTGACCAGCTTCGCCAATTCATTGCTGAAGAAACCGGCATGTCTGACGACGAGTTCCAGAATGACACCCAGTTGTTCTCGGAAGGCTATATCGACAGCTTCACGATGACAGCCGTTGTTGCTTTCATTGAAGAGACATACGAAGTCGATATTCCTCAATCCGAAATTACGCTCGAAAACTTCGACACCATTGACAATATGACGGCCTTCATCACGCGCGCCAAGGGATGA
- a CDS encoding sulfotransferase family protein — MIPLKILGFPRSGTSLLQRLLTAHPDLHCPPETYVFSGMARMIRESSGEGPDLGMLTGLAFSGFEEEEVLARIRALGFGFLGEAAAAAGKAGWAEKSAFDIFDIAEIETLLAGHCRFICVVRNPLDVIASMKELTDQMGQNVPEMRPWMAQHENYYVAWAAAWRDLTGQLLAMHERLGDQSLVYRYEDLIADPELVLGKITEFADIKPFDGLPRPDNSQIGLGDWKIFATEGVRKDSLSRWRKSLPRSSARACLEILEPLMVQLGYDIPRISAPLSRQARISQYQRAKQMSLELREKNAGK; from the coding sequence ATGATCCCACTGAAAATTCTCGGCTTCCCTCGCTCAGGAACATCTCTGCTTCAGCGCCTCTTGACCGCGCATCCAGATCTGCATTGCCCGCCAGAAACTTATGTTTTTTCAGGCATGGCGCGCATGATCAGGGAATCCAGTGGCGAGGGGCCTGATCTTGGGATGCTAACAGGGCTTGCGTTCTCGGGGTTCGAGGAGGAAGAGGTCCTGGCACGCATCAGGGCATTGGGATTTGGCTTTCTAGGGGAAGCCGCAGCAGCGGCAGGTAAAGCCGGATGGGCCGAAAAGTCGGCATTTGATATCTTTGATATTGCCGAGATCGAAACTCTGCTCGCTGGTCATTGCCGCTTCATCTGCGTTGTGCGCAATCCACTTGATGTTATCGCATCCATGAAAGAACTGACGGATCAAATGGGGCAAAACGTCCCCGAAATGCGCCCATGGATGGCACAGCATGAGAACTACTATGTTGCTTGGGCCGCAGCTTGGCGGGATTTAACCGGACAGTTGCTGGCGATGCATGAGCGTCTTGGAGATCAATCTCTAGTGTACCGTTATGAGGATCTGATTGCCGATCCCGAGCTGGTGCTTGGTAAAATCACCGAATTCGCCGACATCAAACCGTTTGACGGGCTTCCGAGACCTGACAACTCACAGATTGGCCTTGGTGACTGGAAGATCTTCGCGACGGAGGGTGTCAGAAAAGACAGCCTCTCGCGTTGGCGTAAGTCGTTGCCGCGCAGCTCTGCGCGCGCGTGCCTTGAAATTCTGGAACCTCTGATGGTGCAGTTGGGGTATGACATTCCACGCATCTCGGCACCGCTAAGCCGCCAAGCGCGGATATCCCAATACCAACGCGCAAAACAAATGAGCCTTGAGCTGCGCGAGAAGAACGCAGGGAAGTAA
- a CDS encoding heme biosynthesis protein HemY translates to MLWSLIKIVLFIAAIALLTFGAGILMETDGGVRIAVGGTEFNMEPLQAVIAGVLLVIAIWLALIVFGLLVAFVRFVNGDETAISRYFDRSRERKGYEALAEGMMAIASGESSTAMSKAARAEKYLRRPELTNLLTAQAAEMSGDKHKAAQVYKRLLKDNRTQFVGVRGIMKQKLEEGDTETAMKLAEKAFALKPRHTETQDVLLGLQAQNNDWAGARKTLGAKLKYGALPRDVHKRRDAVLALSEAKGVMKEGNPVEARLAAIEANRLSPDLVPAAVMAARGYIADGKPKYASRVLVKAWSAQPHPDLASAFADIVPDESPAERIKRFRALTKHQDGNPETRMLLSELNITAEDYPAARKALGDLPDTMPTQRALTLLAAIERGEGASDHDVRAVLARAVTAPRGPQWVCESCNHVHAAWLPVCNNCDGFDTLAWTSAPEAEGAVPTGTEMLPLVVGDAPVAEVEDAEDAGDEAAVLDGEVVKEADDKPAA, encoded by the coding sequence ATGCTTTGGTCTTTGATTAAGATTGTCCTTTTCATCGCAGCGATTGCGCTTTTGACGTTTGGCGCTGGGATCCTCATGGAAACTGATGGCGGCGTACGCATTGCCGTTGGCGGAACCGAGTTCAACATGGAGCCCCTACAGGCCGTGATTGCCGGGGTGCTTTTGGTCATCGCGATTTGGCTAGCGCTGATCGTGTTTGGGCTGCTTGTCGCCTTCGTGCGCTTTGTGAACGGCGACGAAACCGCGATTTCACGCTATTTCGACCGCTCGCGCGAGCGCAAGGGGTACGAAGCACTGGCCGAAGGTATGATGGCGATCGCCTCGGGCGAAAGCTCGACCGCGATGTCGAAAGCCGCCCGGGCCGAGAAATATCTACGCCGCCCGGAACTGACCAACCTTCTGACCGCGCAGGCGGCTGAAATGTCAGGCGACAAGCACAAGGCGGCGCAGGTCTATAAACGTCTTCTGAAAGACAATCGCACGCAGTTTGTGGGTGTGCGTGGGATCATGAAGCAGAAGCTGGAGGAGGGTGATACCGAGACCGCGATGAAGCTGGCCGAGAAAGCCTTTGCGTTGAAGCCGCGTCACACCGAAACGCAGGACGTGCTGCTGGGCCTTCAGGCGCAGAACAACGACTGGGCTGGTGCGCGCAAAACGCTGGGCGCCAAGCTGAAATACGGCGCCCTACCGCGCGATGTGCACAAGCGCCGCGATGCGGTTCTGGCCCTGTCAGAAGCCAAGGGCGTGATGAAAGAGGGCAACCCCGTCGAGGCGCGGCTTGCAGCCATTGAAGCCAACCGCCTGTCGCCTGATTTGGTGCCGGCTGCGGTGATGGCCGCGCGTGGCTATATTGCGGATGGCAAACCAAAATATGCCTCGCGCGTGTTGGTCAAAGCGTGGTCGGCGCAACCCCATCCCGACCTGGCCTCTGCCTTTGCCGACATCGTCCCAGACGAAAGCCCGGCCGAGCGGATCAAGCGGTTCCGTGCGCTGACCAAGCATCAGGATGGTAACCCGGAAACCCGGATGCTGTTGTCCGAGCTGAACATCACGGCCGAAGACTATCCCGCTGCGCGCAAAGCGCTGGGCGATCTGCCCGACACGATGCCTACGCAACGTGCGCTGACGCTTTTGGCGGCGATTGAACGCGGCGAGGGCGCATCGGATCACGATGTGCGTGCCGTTCTGGCGCGGGCCGTGACGGCGCCGCGTGGGCCGCAATGGGTTTGTGAAAGCTGCAACCATGTGCATGCCGCTTGGCTGCCGGTGTGCAACAACTGCGATGGGTTTGACACGCTGGCGTGGACATCTGCACCCGAAGCCGAGGGCGCCGTGCCGACCGGGACCGAGATGCTGCCCTTGGTGGTCGGCGATGCCCCTGTGGCCGAGGTTGAGGATGCGGAAGACGCCGGCGATGAGGCTGCCGTTTTGGACGGCGAAGTCGTTAAAGAAGCCGACGATAAACCCGCCGCATAG
- a CDS encoding Na/Pi cotransporter family protein: MKKLLLPVILLVLSLGFWASSDFQEIAAGVAIFLFGMLMLEDGFKLFSGGFLEKALERATGSVPRSLGFGVVATTIMQSSSLVSVITISFLSAGLISLLGGVGIIFGANIGTTTGAWLVAGFGLKVKISAYALPMLAISIVLVFQKNKYLRGAGFVLAGLGFLFLGIHHMKEGFEAFKDQFDLTRFALEGIYGLVVYTLVGTAATVVMQSSHATMVLIITALAAGQISYENALALAIGANIGTTITAIIGALTANYQGKRLALAHLIFNTTTAGVALIFISPLRVAVDFVSAGFGIADTDYALKLAVFHTIFNLLGVIIMLPLLKWLIGFLERTIAQPEEDLSEPKYLSEAVDEFPQTIEIAMRREVKHLYDNAVELIVHGLNLHRDDIYGAKDIAAVVEASQETVEFDLDERYEARVKTLYSAIIEFATRVGAKDMPEDVMQDIYSLRDVAGRIVRAVKSVKHLRANAIQYTENQQGLITDLYNGLRTEIARILVEIRKLDLADPEDRSSLWLDQERIQVESDARATNNAVETLIRNHDLDAYAATSFLNDSNYAYSAMRDLLGAARTYYIETEDAMAEVERILSLEDDELSSMVLSALREDRGEAKL; this comes from the coding sequence ATGAAAAAACTGCTACTACCGGTCATCCTGCTGGTTCTAAGCCTTGGTTTCTGGGCCAGCAGTGATTTTCAGGAGATCGCGGCGGGTGTCGCGATCTTCCTGTTTGGCATGTTGATGCTAGAGGATGGTTTCAAGCTGTTCAGCGGCGGGTTTCTTGAAAAGGCTCTGGAGCGGGCGACGGGATCTGTTCCCCGGTCTTTGGGCTTCGGCGTGGTTGCAACGACGATCATGCAATCAAGCTCGCTGGTTTCAGTAATCACCATTTCCTTCCTGTCTGCGGGGCTGATCTCGCTTCTGGGCGGGGTTGGGATCATCTTCGGTGCCAATATTGGCACCACCACAGGCGCTTGGTTGGTTGCCGGCTTTGGCCTCAAGGTCAAAATATCGGCCTATGCCCTGCCGATGCTGGCGATCAGCATTGTTCTGGTCTTTCAAAAGAACAAGTACTTGCGTGGTGCCGGGTTTGTTCTGGCCGGGCTGGGATTCCTGTTCCTTGGGATCCACCACATGAAAGAAGGGTTCGAGGCCTTCAAGGACCAGTTCGACCTGACGCGCTTCGCGCTTGAGGGGATCTATGGGCTGGTGGTCTATACTTTGGTCGGCACCGCTGCGACCGTGGTGATGCAATCAAGCCATGCAACGATGGTTCTGATCATCACTGCCTTGGCGGCGGGACAGATCTCATACGAAAACGCCTTGGCACTGGCCATCGGGGCCAACATCGGCACGACAATCACTGCGATCATCGGCGCGCTTACTGCGAATTATCAGGGCAAGCGGCTGGCCCTTGCGCATTTGATATTCAACACAACGACCGCCGGCGTGGCGCTGATCTTCATCAGCCCGTTACGTGTGGCAGTCGATTTCGTCTCGGCCGGGTTTGGTATCGCCGATACCGACTATGCGCTGAAGCTGGCGGTATTTCATACCATCTTCAACCTGCTTGGCGTGATCATCATGTTACCTCTTTTGAAATGGCTGATCGGGTTTCTGGAACGCACCATTGCCCAGCCCGAAGAGGATCTGAGCGAGCCGAAATACTTGTCCGAGGCGGTCGACGAATTTCCCCAGACCATCGAGATCGCCATGCGTCGCGAGGTCAAACACCTTTATGACAATGCGGTCGAGCTGATCGTGCACGGGCTGAACCTGCACCGGGACGACATCTACGGCGCCAAGGACATTGCGGCCGTGGTCGAAGCAAGCCAGGAAACGGTCGAGTTTGATCTCGATGAACGCTATGAGGCGCGGGTCAAAACGCTTTATTCCGCCATTATCGAGTTCGCCACCCGGGTGGGCGCCAAAGATATGCCTGAAGATGTCATGCAAGACATCTATTCGCTGCGTGATGTGGCCGGGCGGATTGTCCGCGCGGTCAAGTCGGTCAAGCACTTGCGGGCAAATGCCATTCAGTACACTGAAAACCAACAGGGTCTGATCACCGATCTTTATAATGGGCTTCGCACCGAGATCGCGCGGATTCTGGTTGAAATCCGCAAGCTTGATCTGGCCGATCCCGAGGACCGTTCCAGTCTGTGGTTGGATCAGGAACGCATTCAGGTCGAAAGCGATGCCCGGGCGACTAACAACGCGGTTGAGACGCTGATCCGCAATCACGACCTTGATGCTTATGCGGCGACTTCGTTCCTGAACGATTCCAACTATGCTTACTCGGCCATGCGCGATCTATTGGGCGCGGCACGCACCTATTACATCGAAACCGAAGACGCGATGGCTGAAGTCGAACGCATCCTATCGCTTGAGGATGACGAGTTGAGCTCGATGGTTCTGAGCGCGCTACGAGAAGACAGGGGGGAAGCCAAGCTATGA
- a CDS encoding class I adenylate-forming enzyme family protein: MHPFDAFLNNTATDPEKPAVAQGHLVWSRAQLLDRAAQLAAALSGQGLQPGQRVLVALPNTADLVALIPAIWSLGGLPMFVSAKATDHQRQLIQSRHAPDLTIDTAGLAQLEAPRPSLGTHRPDASSDASVVFTSGSSGPPKGVVQTGATLTEGVARVARSIGYNPEERILVPIPFAHDYGWGQLLSGLVGGHFLILPERDILPDIAKAINTHRPTVFAGVPSLYSALLFGISGFETADTDSLRLLTSTGSPFTDGLFKALSDRIPAARILRNYGLTETYRTCCLSPDQSASRPGSVGQPIDGVELRIVDGKGSCLPPGQEGEVIHLGKGVFERYLDDPDATSQTRRLLDGQPAVFTGDVGMLCEEGFLHLYGRRDRLIKSLDIRVSLDDVEEAMEDLPNVAEIAVLAREHDIQGSELVAFCVPSEEVTARQIQIAANRALPTHMRPRHIYLLKQMPRTPVGKVDYPALRSKHL, from the coding sequence ATGCACCCATTTGACGCCTTTCTGAACAATACCGCGACTGATCCCGAAAAACCCGCTGTCGCACAGGGACATCTCGTTTGGTCACGGGCACAGCTTCTTGATCGGGCTGCCCAGTTGGCGGCCGCGCTTTCCGGCCAAGGCTTACAACCAGGGCAACGTGTCCTGGTGGCACTACCCAATACAGCTGATTTGGTGGCACTTATCCCCGCCATCTGGTCGCTTGGTGGACTTCCGATGTTCGTATCAGCGAAAGCAACGGACCATCAAAGACAGCTGATCCAGTCGCGTCACGCGCCAGATCTGACAATCGATACGGCTGGATTGGCACAGCTAGAGGCCCCTCGGCCCAGCCTTGGGACTCACCGCCCTGACGCCAGTTCTGACGCCTCTGTGGTTTTCACTTCGGGATCATCCGGCCCCCCCAAAGGGGTCGTCCAAACAGGGGCGACGCTAACGGAAGGGGTTGCACGTGTCGCGCGATCGATTGGTTATAATCCAGAAGAACGCATCCTCGTTCCAATTCCCTTCGCCCATGACTATGGGTGGGGGCAGCTGCTGTCCGGGTTGGTTGGCGGACATTTCCTGATCCTGCCCGAGCGAGATATTCTGCCCGACATCGCCAAAGCAATAAACACGCATCGCCCGACGGTGTTTGCTGGCGTGCCGTCGCTCTATTCCGCGTTGCTGTTCGGCATTTCGGGCTTCGAGACTGCAGACACAGACTCGTTGCGTCTGCTGACGTCCACCGGATCGCCCTTCACCGATGGGCTTTTCAAGGCGTTGTCGGATCGCATCCCCGCTGCTCGCATCCTGCGCAATTACGGGCTGACTGAAACTTACCGCACCTGCTGTTTGAGTCCGGACCAGTCTGCATCTCGACCTGGGTCTGTCGGCCAACCTATCGACGGGGTTGAGTTGCGAATTGTGGATGGGAAAGGGTCTTGTCTGCCTCCGGGACAAGAGGGAGAGGTTATTCATCTAGGGAAGGGTGTGTTCGAACGTTATCTTGACGACCCGGATGCAACTTCACAAACACGCCGCCTGCTGGATGGGCAACCCGCGGTATTTACCGGCGATGTAGGAATGCTTTGCGAAGAGGGCTTTTTGCACCTGTACGGAAGACGTGACCGGCTGATCAAATCTCTGGATATTCGTGTCAGCCTCGACGATGTTGAAGAGGCTATGGAAGACCTGCCCAATGTGGCTGAAATCGCCGTTTTGGCGCGAGAGCACGATATTCAGGGCTCGGAACTGGTTGCGTTCTGCGTCCCCTCTGAAGAGGTCACAGCGCGACAGATTCAGATTGCTGCAAATCGTGCTTTGCCAACTCATATGCGCCCGCGCCACATCTACCTTTTGAAGCAGATGCCGCGTACACCGGTTGGGAAAGTCGATTATCCGGCCCTCAGATCGAAGCACCTCTGA
- a CDS encoding inorganic phosphate transporter, with protein MKVKDYLKIESATDISRSEVGRLGTAILFVVGVVIYTGTTFEHVDQLYLLIAAAVIGAYMAMNIGANDVANNVGPAVGSYALTLTGAIIIAALFEAGGAIIAGGDVVSTVKKGIIDPANVDNPDVFIWVMMGALIGAALWLNAATWLGAPVSTTHSIVGGVMGAGIAAAGWDVVNWDSMGKIALSWVISPVTGGIIAALFLYTLKKTIFFKADPVEAARKVVPFMIGIMTWAFTTYIALKGIKKLVKIDFPTAMLIGLAAGLAVIVIVRPMINKIAPTLENNRDGVNSLFTIPLIISAALLSFAHGANDVANAVGPLAGVVDALTAGAGGSSKVAIPLWVMVIGAIGISVGLALFGPKLIRTVGSEITELDRSRAFCIALAAAITVIIASQLGMPISSTHVALGAVFGVGFLREFLETRLGKVVEDVLRQHKGEKNFALAEQVLMTFQNAPPEDKQRILNELKKMGPEAVIVAADRKELQKALKRQLVHRASLFKIVSAWIITVPVSAFLAALFYFVLRGMMLP; from the coding sequence ATGAAAGTCAAAGACTATCTGAAGATTGAAAGTGCGACTGATATTAGCCGTTCCGAGGTTGGACGCCTCGGGACTGCAATCCTATTTGTGGTCGGTGTTGTGATTTATACTGGCACGACGTTTGAACACGTCGACCAGCTGTATCTGCTGATCGCGGCTGCGGTGATCGGGGCCTACATGGCCATGAACATCGGCGCCAACGATGTCGCCAACAATGTCGGACCAGCGGTTGGGTCTTATGCTCTGACCCTAACGGGCGCGATCATAATCGCCGCCTTGTTCGAAGCGGGCGGTGCCATCATTGCCGGCGGCGACGTGGTTTCGACCGTCAAGAAAGGCATCATTGATCCCGCCAACGTAGACAACCCGGATGTGTTTATCTGGGTGATGATGGGCGCGCTGATCGGGGCTGCTCTGTGGCTGAATGCGGCCACTTGGCTGGGTGCACCTGTGTCCACCACGCACTCGATTGTCGGTGGCGTGATGGGTGCCGGGATCGCGGCAGCCGGATGGGATGTAGTGAACTGGGATTCGATGGGTAAGATCGCCCTCAGCTGGGTGATATCGCCCGTTACTGGCGGAATCATCGCAGCCTTGTTCCTGTATACCCTCAAGAAGACGATCTTCTTCAAAGCCGATCCGGTCGAGGCAGCCCGCAAGGTTGTGCCGTTCATGATCGGTATCATGACATGGGCGTTCACCACCTATATCGCGCTCAAAGGGATCAAGAAGCTGGTCAAGATCGACTTTCCGACGGCCATGTTGATCGGTCTTGCGGCCGGTCTGGCAGTCATTGTCATCGTTAGGCCGATGATCAACAAGATCGCGCCAACGCTTGAAAACAACCGGGATGGCGTAAACAGCTTGTTCACCATCCCTCTGATTATCTCGGCTGCTCTTCTAAGCTTTGCCCATGGCGCCAACGACGTGGCCAATGCCGTGGGTCCACTTGCCGGTGTCGTCGATGCACTGACGGCCGGTGCAGGCGGTAGTTCCAAGGTGGCCATCCCGCTGTGGGTGATGGTGATTGGTGCCATAGGTATTTCAGTTGGACTGGCCCTGTTCGGCCCCAAACTGATCCGGACTGTAGGGTCGGAAATCACCGAGCTGGACCGCTCGCGCGCATTCTGCATCGCATTGGCCGCCGCAATCACCGTGATCATTGCCAGCCAACTGGGGATGCCGATCAGCTCGACCCACGTGGCCTTGGGCGCCGTGTTCGGTGTCGGGTTTCTGCGTGAGTTTCTGGAAACCCGATTGGGCAAAGTGGTCGAGGATGTATTGCGTCAGCACAAAGGCGAGAAAAACTTCGCCTTGGCCGAACAGGTTCTGATGACGTTCCAGAATGCACCGCCCGAAGACAAACAGCGGATCCTTAACGAGCTGAAGAAAATGGGCCCCGAAGCGGTCATTGTCGCGGCCGATCGTAAAGAGCTGCAGAAGGCTCTGAAACGGCAATTGGTGCATCGCGCATCGCTGTTCAAGATCGTCTCGGCTTGGATCATCACTGTTCCGGTTTCGGCCTTCCTGGCGGCGCTGTTCTATTTTGTTCTGCGCGGCATGATGCTGCCATGA